DNA sequence from the Bradyrhizobium sp. CIAT3101 genome:
TGACCGAACAACTGCGCCATCGGCCCGATACGCCGCAGCGCCTCCGCAAGCCGCGTGGCCGAGATCGGCGCCGCGCCGTACCAGAAGCATTGCAGGGACTCGAGCTTCGCGGAGTCGAGCTTGGGATGATCGAGCAGCATGTAGATCACGGTCGGCGGCAGGAAGGTGTGCGTGACCCGGTAGCGTTCGATCAAATCGAGGAATTCGCCGATATCGGGGTGATGCATGATCACGATGCGACCGCCGAGCGCCATGATCGGGAAACACAGCACGCCGGCCGCATGGGTCAGCGGCGCGAGCGCGAGATAGACCGGCCGGCCCTTGAAGGGATAGCCCATCAGGGTCAGCGCCGTCATGGTCTCGATGTTGCGCCCGGACAGCATCACGCCCTTGGGCTTGCCGGTGGTGCCGCCGGTGCCCGGGATCATCGCGAGATCGTCGATGGTCTCGCGCTGATAAAAGCCGTCGTCGAGGCCGGCGAGCCAGTTGTCGAAGGATGGCGCGAAGGGTAACTCGGCGTCGAGGCAGACGAGTGCGCGCAACTTCGGCAGCTCCGGCCTGACCGCCTCGACCATCGGTGCAAAGCTGGAGTGGAACAGCAGCAGGCCGCAATCGAACCCGTCGAGGATGAACTTGTTCTCGGCCGCTTCATTGCGCGGATTGATCGGGCACCAGACGGCGGCAGCGCGCGAGATGCCGAACACGCAGGAGAAGGCAAGCGGGTCGTTGCCGGACAGGATCGCAACCTTCTCGCCGGGCGCGATGCCCGAGCGGTCGAGCCCACGCGCGATCCGATAGCTCAGCTGTTGCACCTCGCGATAGCTGAGATCGCGTCCGTCCATGGTGAGGCAGGGCGCGTCGGCGCCGAGCGAAGCACCTTTGTCGAGGTAATCGATGAAGCGCATGGTCGCCTCCGAAGCGGCGTAAGGTTGGTTAGACGCGGG
Encoded proteins:
- a CDS encoding AMP-binding protein, whose protein sequence is MRFIDYLDKGASLGADAPCLTMDGRDLSYREVQQLSYRIARGLDRSGIAPGEKVAILSGNDPLAFSCVFGISRAAAVWCPINPRNEAAENKFILDGFDCGLLLFHSSFAPMVEAVRPELPKLRALVCLDAELPFAPSFDNWLAGLDDGFYQRETIDDLAMIPGTGGTTGKPKGVMLSGRNIETMTALTLMGYPFKGRPVYLALAPLTHAAGVLCFPIMALGGRIVIMHHPDIGEFLDLIERYRVTHTFLPPTVIYMLLDHPKLDSAKLESLQCFWYGAAPISATRLAEALRRIGPMAQLFGQTEAPMMISMMAPSEHYNADGAIAMERLASAGRVSPLVQAGIMDGDGNLLPTGARGEIVVRGSLVMDGYYKNPQATAEASVHGWHHTGDIGYLDDDGYLYIVDRAKDMIITGGFNVYSIEVENALRAHEAVQDCAVIGLADEKWGERIVAVVQPRAGHRIDPVALAAFVKGQIGSVKTPKQIEVWDDLPRSKVGKVLKPDIRARLT